The proteins below come from a single Metarhizium brunneum chromosome 1, complete sequence genomic window:
- the ustP_0 gene encoding Peptidase S41 family protein, giving the protein MLAFATLILAATATLDTGGKLQTACANISSSYQSWVARGGTGTFAGIPGSTAQGCLRSMPFHPQLALQFLKEYEKYLQFHSTIHTLKHAPPSYMSAHVDLVAHLENIRQKVVNGLYSSQFDFDWDLGRSISKANDGHLTLSLCSQRIMHFEHPPPLVSLSTDGLELPSIFTFQDAKLKLAGFPEVSPLVEINGVEAAYFLEANYAIKLGYQDPDARYNHLFASPSANFSGKYSGGAWTSLLGLWPGASNRLLFSNGTTVTVKTTASWPHSNGPMNYPDGKSLFEAACVPHPDSGSAFGSYGGTYGISPQLEAPPSGASVFPDPIVGEQRDRARGYYLDGAGCEDVAVLQVSDFRVGQNATRFASVVGRFVMQAAADGKRKLILDMSGNLGGDIAAGFNLFRVLFPDKPIYPATRFRATELIDFMGRIFSETHKQENVTLDLPFVAPLAVGIDGTTKMGSWGDVYGPHEIMGDQMSSMSGVFDFNLGSTSSDPISGYGDIPLFPEVQLFPANNIILMTDGQCASTCSVVAHLLKEQGVRSIVFGGRPRHGLMQAVGGVRGAQYWALDTISEYVERARHLALAALQTDSPILSRAEMQRFNELAPLPLRDLPLRLDTYEQSGINICNAYSPGDDSIPLQFMYEPADCRLFFTAENYMDPATAWAAAAAAMFLNGSCVDATPAGRQGLSISPAKTMAESVSLHSSRGGLRQKFGAERSPSGKALPLPRWAA; this is encoded by the exons ATGCTGGCATTTGCAACTCTCATcctggcggcgacggcgacacTGGACACGGGCGGCAAGTTGCAAACAGCTTGCGCAAACATTTCATCCTCGTACCAATCCTGGGTTGCTAGAGGCGGCACGGGCACCTTTGCAGGTATTCCAGGAAGCACAGCGCAGGGGTGTCTCCGATCGATGCCCTTTCATCCCCAGCTGGCGTTGCAGTTCTTGAAGGAATATGAAAAATACCTCCAGTTTCACTCTACAATTCACACACTCAAAC ATGCTCCCCCGAGCTACATGTCGGCACATGTCGACCTCGTTGCTCACCTTGAAAATATCAGGCAAAAAGTAGTCAACGGGCTTTACTCGTCGCAGTTTGACTTTGACTGGGACCTGGGCAGATCCATATCCAAGGCAAACGATGGCCATCTCACCTTGTCGCTCTGTTCCCAGCGCATTATGCACTTCGAGCACCCACCGCCTCTCGTCTCTCTATCCACGGATGGACTAGAGCTTCCCAGTATATTCACTTTCC AGGATGCTAAGCTCAAGCTTGCTGGATTTCCTGAGGTTTCGCCTCTTGTAGAAATCAACGGCGTCGAAGCTGCTTACTTCCTGGAGGCCAATTATGCCATCAAGCTTGGCTACCAGGACCCGGATGCCCG GTATAATCATCTATTTGCGTCTCCTTCTGCCAACTTCTCTGGCAAATACTCCGGGGGCGCGTGGACGTCATTGCTGGGCTTGTGGCCTGGTGCTTCGAATCGCCTATTATTTTCCAACGGAACGACCGTCACTGTCAAGACTACGGCGTCCTGGCCACATTCAAATGGCCCAATGAACTATCCTGATGGCAAGTCACTGTTTGAAGCAGCGTGCGTCCCGCATCCAGACTCCGGTTCTGCTTTTGGGTCATATGGAGGTACCTATGGCATCTCTCCGCAACTAGAGGCTCCTCCAAGCGGTGCCTCAGTATTTCCAGATCCAATCGTTGGTGAGCAGCGTGACCGCGCTCGTGGTTACTATCTAGATGGCGCGGGCTGTGAAGATGTTGCCGTTCTTCAGGTATCCGACTTTCGTGTTGGTCAAAACGCCACCCGCTTTGCCTCTGTCGTGGGCCGGTTTGTGATGCAGGCTGCGGCAGATGGCAAGAGGAAGCTTATTCTGGACATGTCGGGTAATCTTGGCGGAGATATTGCCGCAGGGTTCAACCTATTCCGAGTCTTGTTCCCGGACAAGCCGATATACCCTGCCACTAGATTCCGAGCGACCGAGCTCATCGACTTCATGGGGCGCATCTTCTCAGAAACACACAAACAGGAAAACGTCACGCTGGATCTCCCATTTGTCGCGCCGCTTGCGGTGGGCATCGACGGAACAACAAAGATGGGCTCTTGGGGAGACGTTTACGGGCCGCACGAGATTATGGGGGACCAAATGTCTAGTATGTCCGGTGTCTTTGATTTCAACCTCGGCTCTACCTCGAGCGATCCCATCAGTGGCTACGGCGACATCCCGCTGTTTCCAGAAGTGCAGCTATTTCCTGCCAATAATATCATCTTG ATGACGGACGGCCAGTGTGCGTCTACATGTTCCGTTGTCGCCCATCTGCTCAAGGAACAGGGCGTGAGAAGCATTGTCTTTGGGGGAAGACCTCGCCACGGGCTGATGCAGGCCGTTGGCGGCGTAAGGGGAGCTCAATACTGGGCTTTGGATACCATCAGCGAGTACGTTGAGCGCGCGCGCCACCTGGCTCTCGCGGCTCTGCAGACAGATTCTCCAATCCTCTCGCGGGCAGAAATGCAGAGATTCAACGAGCTGGCGCCGCTTCCGCTACGAGACTTGCCACTCCGTCTCGACACATACGAGCAAAGTGGCATCAACATCTGCAACGCGTACAGCCCAGGAGACGACTCGATACCGCTCCAATTCATGTACGAGCCGGCCGACTGCCGTCTCTTCTTCACGGCGGAGAACTACATGGACCCTGCGACGGCATgggccgcggccgcagcagccatgTTTCTGAACGGCTCTTGTGTCGATGCGACACCAGCCGGGCGCCAAGGTTTGAGCATCTCTCCGGCCAAGACTATGGCCGAATCTGTCTCGCTTCATTCATCGAGGGGAGGGCTGCGTCAAAAGTTTGGCGCAGAAAGGTCCCCAAGCGGCAAGGCGCTCCCGCTCCCAAGATGGGCTGCATGA
- the ustYa_0 gene encoding Oxidase, whose protein sequence is MDKYSDQRSSTANDSDVHSVSLEKEGLLDGASIHESKPPRMRSQSRVYLLLAALMAVANVVLGALLVAQFRSSQQKAHSHRHDHHEKKPTPIPIGGLPQVNSHPDWLPPEEWRTEIFRLHEIYGEEPVGTAKEAWLSLIPKGKGFIVVKNDTELPNMPGLRHPEHEQHACVAIFHQLHCLYITYAAYWNARAGNFDDIPPEHLIHCWDYLRQSIMCAGDTSLEWVHRLDSPPGETSGWGFQHTCKNFDAIFDWAESHRYTETVEID, encoded by the exons ATGGACAAGTATAGCGACCAGCGCAGCTCTACCGCCAACGACTCCGACGTCCACTCCGTCtcgttggagaaggaaggTCTTTTGGACGGGGCTTCAATACACGAATCCAAACCACCCAGGATGCGGTCACAGTCCCGCGTGTACCTCCTTTTGGCTGCCCTCATGGCCGTTGCGAACGTGGTCCTGGGTGCTCTTCTCGTTGCCCAGTTTCGAAGCAGCCAGCAGAAGGCCCATTCTCACCGCCACGACCATCATGAGAAGAAGCCTACTCCGATTCCAATCGGGGGTCTGCCGCAGGTGAATTCGCACCCAGATTGGCTGCCCCCGGAGGAGTGGCGCACCGAGATATTTCGACTCCATGAAATCTACGGAGAGGAACCAGTTGGCACGGCAAAAGAGGCATGGCTGTCGCTGATTCCAA AAGGCAAAGGATTCATCGTGGTCAAGAACGACACCGAGCTACCCAACATGCCGGGCCTTCGCCACCCAGAGCACGAACAACATGCGTGCGTGGCGATATTTCACCAATTGCACTGCCTG TATATCACCTACGCGGCGTATTGGAACGCCCGCGCCGGCAACTTTGACGACATCCCGCCGGAGCATCTCATACACTGCTGGGACTACCTCCGACAAAGCATAATGTGCGCGGGAGACACGTCCTTGGAATGGGTGCATAGGCTGGACAGTCCTCCGGGAGAGACGTCGGGATGGGGCTTCCAGCACACGTGTAAGAACTTTGATGCCATCTTCGACTGGGCAGAGTCGCATAGGTACACTGAGACGGTGGAGATTGACTGA
- the ustA gene encoding Ribosomally synthesized cyclic peptide ustiloxin B precursosr, translated as MKFSTAIVVTALAVGAAAAPTPGKTVEDYFIGADKRDKTVEDYFIGADKRDKTVEDYFIGADKRDKTVEDYFIGAEKRDKTVEDYFIGADKRDKTVEDYFIGAD; from the exons ATGAAGTTCTCCACTGCCATTGTCGTGACGGCCCTCGCTGTCGGTGCTGCCGCAGCCCCAACTCCA GGGAAGACGGTTGAAGATTATTTCATTGGGGCGGACAAGCGTGACAAGACGGTTGAGGACTACTTTATTGGGGCGGATAAACGGGACAAGACTGTCGAGGATTATTTCATCGGAGCTGACAAGCGAGACAAGACGGTTGAAGACTATTTCATCGGAGCTGAGAAGCGGGACAAGACGGTTGAAGATTACTTCATCGGAGCCGATAAACGGGACAAGACCGTCGAGGACTACTTTATCGGCGCCGATTAA